Proteins encoded by one window of Desulfovibrio oxyclinae DSM 11498:
- a CDS encoding carbon starvation CstA family protein, which produces MSFFFLCVALLITGYFTYGKFVDKVFAPNGNVATPAYSMQDGIDYMPLPKWKLIFIQVLDIAGIGPIFGPILGALYGPAALLWIVIGCIFAGAVHDYFSGMLSVRNKGASVPEVVGEYLGMSARQVMRVFSFVLLMLVGVVFVLSPAKLLNGLTGIDTGLLVAAIFGYYFLATILPIDKVIGRFYPLLGALLLTMTVALVVALFASGHEVLPALDFTTNTHPGDKPLWPLLFITLSCGAISGFHSTQSPLMARCVKNEREGRSVFYGAMIIEGIIGLIWCTLGLSFYNSPEALSAIVAAGSPAAVVAEVSKSLLGQVGGFMAIMAVIVLPITSGDTAFRSTRLIVAEAFNMKQNAVAKRLTVAVPLFVLGYIISTQDFSTIWRYFGFANQSLATLVLWTAAVYLAQRAKLHWIATVPATFMTAVCVTFICNATIGLNLSYNISVIAGIAGAIAALALFLVKFVIGAKPEEEPA; this is translated from the coding sequence CTTTGCCCCCAACGGCAATGTTGCCACGCCCGCCTATTCCATGCAGGACGGCATAGACTACATGCCGCTTCCCAAATGGAAGCTGATCTTCATTCAGGTGCTGGACATCGCCGGCATCGGCCCCATCTTCGGCCCGATTCTCGGCGCGCTTTACGGTCCGGCCGCACTGCTGTGGATCGTCATCGGCTGTATCTTCGCAGGCGCGGTTCACGACTACTTCAGCGGCATGCTCTCCGTGCGCAACAAGGGCGCCAGCGTCCCCGAAGTCGTGGGCGAATATCTCGGCATGTCCGCCCGTCAGGTCATGCGCGTCTTCTCGTTCGTCCTGCTGATGCTCGTGGGCGTGGTCTTCGTGCTCAGCCCGGCCAAACTGCTCAACGGACTCACCGGCATCGACACCGGCCTGCTCGTGGCAGCCATCTTCGGTTACTACTTCCTGGCGACCATCCTGCCCATCGACAAGGTCATCGGCCGTTTCTACCCGCTGCTCGGCGCACTGCTGCTGACCATGACCGTAGCGCTCGTAGTAGCCCTGTTCGCCTCCGGTCACGAAGTGCTGCCGGCGCTGGACTTCACCACCAACACGCACCCCGGCGACAAGCCGCTGTGGCCGCTGCTGTTCATCACCCTTTCCTGCGGCGCCATCTCAGGCTTCCACTCCACTCAGTCTCCGCTGATGGCACGCTGCGTGAAAAACGAACGTGAAGGCCGTTCCGTATTCTACGGCGCCATGATTATCGAAGGCATCATCGGCCTGATCTGGTGCACCCTCGGTCTGTCCTTCTACAACTCCCCCGAAGCCCTCTCCGCAATCGTTGCCGCAGGCAGCCCCGCAGCGGTGGTGGCCGAAGTGTCCAAGAGCCTGCTCGGACAGGTCGGCGGTTTCATGGCCATCATGGCCGTCATCGTCCTGCCCATCACCAGCGGCGACACCGCCTTCCGCTCCACCCGTCTCATAGTGGCGGAAGCCTTCAACATGAAGCAGAACGCCGTGGCCAAGCGTCTGACGGTTGCCGTGCCCCTCTTCGTGCTGGGCTACATCATCTCCACTCAGGACTTCTCCACCATCTGGCGCTACTTCGGCTTCGCCAACCAGAGCCTTGCAACGCTGGTTCTCTGGACAGCCGCCGTCTACCTGGCCCAGCGCGCCAAGCTGCACTGGATCGCAACGGTGCCGGCCACCTTCATGACTGCCGTCTGCGTCACCTTCATCTGCAACGCCACTATCGGCCTCAATCTGAGCTATAACATCTCGGTAATTGCCGGAATCGCAGGCGCCATTGCCGCGCTGGCCCTCTTCCTCGTGAAGTTCGTCATCGGTGCCAAGCCAGAGGAAGAGCCTGCCTAA
- a CDS encoding substrate-binding periplasmic protein encodes MVKIAVFSKIVTTFFFLLVLGAQAASASSERVVYALFSRGWPPFEMTMDGEPGGIVLDVLARVLPRDLDLEVRTAPAPRVFLKKTGGVTYARAEAKEWMSGNYDNLLWSIPILEVNDVVFSRASDPVEFDTLSSLAGKRVGCITNYVYPKLQSLFDSGLSQRYDVNSEQLLFRMLHAGRIDVAVMDQALGKWIMRTEAEFGVADYFISSTPVNSVGLRFVFTASPGMKERMPQINERIRRLCESGEMERIVSYYE; translated from the coding sequence ATGGTAAAGATTGCTGTGTTCTCCAAAATAGTGACAACCTTTTTTTTCCTGCTCGTTCTTGGAGCTCAGGCAGCATCAGCTTCGTCGGAGCGGGTTGTGTATGCGCTTTTTTCCCGCGGGTGGCCGCCATTTGAAATGACCATGGATGGCGAGCCTGGGGGAATAGTGCTGGACGTGCTCGCCAGAGTACTTCCTCGCGACCTTGATCTGGAGGTTCGCACTGCCCCCGCTCCTCGCGTTTTTCTTAAAAAGACTGGCGGAGTTACTTATGCGAGGGCCGAAGCAAAAGAGTGGATGAGCGGGAATTATGACAATCTGCTTTGGTCGATTCCTATTCTGGAAGTCAACGATGTTGTTTTTTCAAGGGCATCGGATCCGGTTGAGTTCGATACTCTCTCCAGTCTTGCAGGAAAACGTGTCGGCTGCATTACGAATTATGTTTACCCGAAACTGCAGAGCCTTTTTGATTCGGGCCTTTCCCAGCGCTATGACGTGAACAGTGAACAGCTCCTGTTCCGCATGCTTCACGCCGGGCGAATCGACGTTGCCGTGATGGATCAGGCGCTTGGCAAGTGGATAATGCGTACCGAAGCGGAATTCGGAGTCGCGGATTATTTCATTTCATCAACGCCGGTGAACAGTGTCGGCCTTCGCTTCGTGTTTACCGCTTCTCCAGGCATGAAAGAGCGTATGCCGCAGATCAACGAACGCATCCGGCGGTTATGTGAAAGCGGCGAGATGGAAAGGATTGTTTCCTATTACGAATAA
- a CDS encoding NifB/NifX family molybdenum-iron cluster-binding protein: MKIAIPTRDNLVDEHFGHCLHFTIMTVQEGGIADTETLPAPEGCGCKSNVATVLADMGVKVLLAGNMGMGAVQVLGKNGIEVIRGCSGNVDEVAQKFLAGEVKDQLIECNHHDCHH, translated from the coding sequence ATGAAAATAGCAATTCCCACCCGCGACAATCTCGTGGATGAACATTTCGGCCATTGCCTGCATTTCACCATCATGACCGTACAGGAAGGCGGCATTGCCGATACGGAAACCCTCCCCGCTCCGGAAGGGTGTGGCTGCAAGTCCAATGTTGCCACTGTGCTGGCAGACATGGGCGTGAAAGTCCTTCTGGCAGGCAACATGGGCATGGGAGCGGTTCAGGTGCTCGGTAAAAACGGCATAGAAGTGATTCGCGGTTGCTCCGGCAACGTGGATGAGGTCGCCCAAAAGTTCCTTGCCGGAGAAGTGAAGGACCAACTCATCGAATGCAATCATCACGACTGCCACCACTAA
- a CDS encoding DUF2179 domain-containing protein: MMENTIILGVLIFLSEVVALTLGTVRTMMTVQGETKMAFLLGALEMTIWVLGTSAVISKVGQEPALGICYALGFACGNVTGIWAERKMALGHVVVRFISPASGAELAQAMRSEGFGTTVVAGEGSEGPVTVQFVVCRRRDFKQVIGIARSIDPNVFYTYESAGVAWCHSPAQGQCPSESRTVAEAN, encoded by the coding sequence ATGATGGAAAATACAATTATTTTAGGTGTTTTAATATTTCTCTCGGAGGTCGTGGCGCTGACGCTCGGGACTGTCAGAACCATGATGACCGTGCAGGGCGAGACCAAGATGGCTTTTCTGCTTGGTGCGCTTGAAATGACCATCTGGGTGCTCGGAACGTCAGCGGTGATATCCAAGGTCGGGCAGGAACCGGCGCTTGGCATCTGCTATGCGCTTGGCTTTGCATGTGGAAACGTGACAGGCATCTGGGCCGAGCGGAAAATGGCACTTGGACATGTGGTGGTGCGTTTCATCAGTCCGGCTTCGGGCGCTGAGTTGGCGCAGGCCATGCGTTCGGAAGGCTTTGGAACCACGGTTGTCGCAGGCGAAGGGTCTGAAGGACCGGTGACCGTACAGTTCGTCGTCTGTCGCCGTCGCGACTTCAAGCAGGTAATCGGCATTGCCAGAAGCATTGATCCGAACGTGTTCTACACTTACGAAAGCGCCGGAGTGGCATGGTGCCATTCCCCGGCTCAGGGGCAGTGTCCGTCTGAATCCAGAACGGTTGCCGAGGCGAACTAG
- a CDS encoding class I SAM-dependent DNA methyltransferase, which produces MQETPEKWVATYEAQTAEELVEAYRCWASEYDTDCCDGMGYVGPKVAAGLLDHYLNKPTARILDAGCGTGLVGEVMNKMGYQRLEAMDFSRDMLREAEQKDVYDNVFHADMNRRLRLADNSYDAIICVGTFTYAHVGPEAFDELVRITRPGGYICFTIRDGAYQEYGYRRRMLDLEANKAFELKQMVDTDYLRKEDVSAKYCIYEVQNA; this is translated from the coding sequence ATGCAAGAGACACCGGAGAAATGGGTCGCGACCTATGAGGCACAGACGGCCGAAGAACTTGTGGAAGCCTACCGATGCTGGGCATCCGAGTACGACACTGACTGCTGCGACGGCATGGGATATGTCGGTCCAAAGGTAGCTGCAGGGCTATTGGATCACTATCTCAACAAACCCACAGCGCGGATTCTTGACGCCGGATGCGGCACGGGACTTGTCGGCGAAGTGATGAATAAAATGGGCTACCAGAGACTGGAAGCCATGGACTTTTCCCGGGACATGCTCCGCGAGGCCGAACAGAAGGACGTCTACGACAACGTCTTTCACGCCGACATGAACAGGCGCCTGCGGCTCGCGGACAACTCCTACGACGCCATCATCTGCGTCGGCACCTTCACTTACGCACATGTCGGTCCCGAAGCCTTCGACGAACTGGTCCGCATCACGCGGCCCGGCGGCTACATATGCTTCACCATCCGCGACGGCGCTTATCAGGAATACGGCTACAGGCGTCGCATGCTCGACCTCGAAGCCAACAAGGCCTTCGAGCTCAAGCAAATGGTCGATACCGACTACCTGAGAAAGGAAGACGTCTCCGCCAAGTACTGCATCTACGAAGTTCAAAACGCCTAG
- a CDS encoding class I SAM-dependent DNA methyltransferase: MVTDNKTLDKVYTATNHEELMDAYKDWAGNYDADTVDAFGYVAHEVTARALDKVCEDPKGRILDAGCGTGLVAESLKRMKYDNIDALDYSQEMLDEAEGKGVYKKLMQADLSKPLDIKDDAYDGIVCAGTFTYGHVDAKGFDELIRITKPGGHICFTIRDGAYEDYGYRDRMIDLERSNAWELLSMEEADYLRNENVKCKLCTYKVMQKGSPS; the protein is encoded by the coding sequence ATGGTTACCGACAACAAGACGCTCGACAAGGTCTATACCGCCACCAACCACGAAGAACTCATGGACGCTTATAAGGACTGGGCTGGCAACTACGATGCCGACACCGTTGACGCATTCGGGTACGTGGCACATGAGGTTACAGCACGCGCTCTGGACAAGGTCTGCGAAGACCCCAAGGGCCGCATTCTCGACGCAGGCTGCGGCACCGGCCTTGTGGCTGAATCACTCAAGCGCATGAAGTATGACAACATCGACGCACTCGACTACTCTCAGGAAATGCTCGACGAAGCTGAAGGGAAAGGCGTCTACAAAAAACTCATGCAGGCCGACCTGAGCAAGCCGCTGGACATAAAGGATGACGCCTACGACGGCATCGTCTGCGCCGGAACCTTCACATACGGACACGTCGACGCCAAAGGCTTCGACGAGCTGATCCGCATCACTAAGCCCGGCGGACACATCTGCTTCACCATCCGCGACGGCGCGTACGAAGACTATGGCTACCGTGACCGCATGATCGATCTGGAGCGTTCCAATGCATGGGAACTGCTCAGCATGGAAGAAGCCGACTATCTGCGCAACGAGAACGTCAAATGCAAGCTGTGCACCTACAAGGTCATGCAAAAAGGCAGCCCGTCCTAG